ATTACTACGACCCTATGTACAACTACCAAATCAAACAAAAATCAGATCGCGTCACCTTTCGCGGACGACCAGAAGCCATAACGGAGTATTTAAATGAGCTTTCCTAAGGTATTAACTTTCACTTTCATCATGGTTATTGCCAGCCTCAGTAACGCCCAAACCTTTACGTTTACCGCCATACCCGACGAAGATGAATCACGCTTAGTGGAACGATTTAGTCGTATTGCAGAGCATCTACAAACAGAACTTGGTGTAGAAGTAGATTATATTCCCGTAAAATCATACGCCGCTGCCGTTACTGCCTTTCGCAACAGTCAGGTACAGCTAGCCTGGTTCGGCGGCTTATCCGGGGTTCAAGCTCGTTCCCAAGTTACCGGTTCCAAAGCCATTGCCCAAGGCTACGAAGACCAGTTTTTCAAAACCTATTTTATCGCCCACCACACCACCGGGCTGGAGAAATCTGCCACTTTGCCAGCAGCCCTACAAGGTAAAACATTTACTTTTGGATCAAAAGGTTCTACATCCGGTAGGCTCATGCCGGAATACTACATACGTGAAGCTTTTAACAGCGAGCCACGAGAGTTATTTGAGCGCGTAGGTTTTTCCGGTGATCACAGCCGCACAATTGCTCAAGTACAAGCAGGTGCATACCAAGTAGGGGCAGTCAATTACCTGGTTTGGCAGAAAAAGCTTCAGGCGGGCGAAATAGATTTAAAGAAAGTCAAAGTCATATGGGAAACACCCACCTACCCCGACTACCAGTGGACTATTCGTGGCGATGTCGACAAACGCTTTGGTGCTGGCTTTAGCGATAAGGTTAAACACGCGATACTGAATATAAAAGATGAAAAACTACTGGCCGCATTTCCGCGTAAGTCATTTGTGCCCACCAGCAACAACGCGTATTTACCCATTGAAAAAACCGCACGTAAAATCAAGTTGCTGCAATAACCAATACCAGAAAGGCTTTCTGTTTGATCACTTTAAATAACTACAGCCATAGCTATGGCGATAAAGTTGTACTACAGGAAATAAACTTTACTGTTCACGCAGGTGAAAAAATTGCGTTATTAGGTTCTAGCGGAGCAGGTAAATCTACTCTACTTATGGCCCTATACGAACAGTTACAACAGCAGGCGGCATTGTGCCCTCAGCAGCTGGGCTTGGTTGATGCGCTTTCGGTATACCACAATATTTTTATGGGGCAGCTCGACAAGCATAACGCGCTGTACAACCTTTGGAATCTGTTCGCTCCCGTCCGAGCACAGCGCGTAGCCGTCACTCGCCTTGGAGAAGAATTAGGTATTGCCCACCTGCTGTGGAAGCCTGCAGGTCAGCTGTCTGGTGGTGAACGTCAACGCGTAGCCGTTGGTCGCGCGCTCTATAAAAAACAAACCACCTTTATTGGCGACGAACCCGTAACCGGGCTAGACCCAACCCGCAGCAGGCTCGTACTCGATAAAATATTAAACACTCACGACACGGTGATTGTCGCACTACACGACCCACAATTGGCCCTCTCGGCATTCGACCGTATCGTGGGCTTATACAATGGGAAAATCGTTTTCGATCGAGCATCGGTTCACGCAACAAACGAACAACTCCATCACTTTTATTCCAACGGAATGGTTTAATGCCACTGAGTTCGCGCCCAGCTCTGCAAACCAGCCTGCTCTTTTTACTGGCGGCACTCCTCTGTATACCTTTTGCCGATCTACAAATATACCCGTCGGAGCCTTTGCAGGAATTAGCGCGCATAGCTAAAGGCGTGATCACACCGCAATGGTATGACTGGCCTGGGCTAGCTCAAGCCGTTGTGTATACCCTCGCTTTTGCTTTTGTTGCAACGTCGATATCTGTAGCGCTCGGCTTATTATTAGCCACTCTATTCAACTACCGAGTAGTACGCGTATTTTGCGCCAGTATTCGTGCCGTCCATGAACTCTTTTGGGGGCTCATTTTTATGCAGGTATTTGGCCTTTCAGCGCTCACGGGCGTTTTGGCCATTGCCGTTCCCTATACCGGTATTTTCGCCAAGATATTTGCAGAAATATTAGAGCAGCAATCATTACTACCTGAAAAAACCCTCTGCCGAAATACTGGGCACCTAAGCCGCTGGGTTTACGCACGCCTTGCTCAATCACTACCAAGCTTAACCACTTACATTCGCTATCGATTTGAATGCGCCTTGCGCTCTAGCACTATATTGGGCTTTATCGGCTTACCCACCCTCGGCTTCTATTTTGAAACTGCATTTAAGCAGGGACAGTATTCTGAAGCGGCTTGCTTGCTATGGGTTTTTTATCTGCTAATTGCCAGCTTAAAGTTCTGGCTACACTGGAAAAGCGTACTCCTGTTTACCTTCGCCGCCTTCTTCTTACTCCCGGAATCTGCTCCCGTTTACGCCGGCTACTTTTGGCAATTCATATCCCAGGACATTTGGCCACAGGCAATACAAGAAGGGGCTTGGCTGAAGGCTATTGCTTGGTATGGCAACGAACTTATCCATACGCTTCTGCCAGCAATTGGCTATACCGTTATACTTTCACTCGTAGCCCTAGTGGCTAGCGGGATTCTCGCCATGCTGCTTTATCCGCTAGCGAGTAAACCCATGGTTGGTTCGGCGAGTTTTGTTGGGCATGGGTTTTTACTCATACTGCGATCAACACCAGAAATGGTTATAGCCTTTGTGCTGTTATTGCTATTTGGCCCTTCTGCATTACCCGCGGTGATTGCCCTAGCGATTCATACCAGTGGATTAGTTGCCTATTTAATTGCCCGTGAAAGCGAACGGCTTCCATTAAGGATCGATGCCCCCAGCGGTATCAACCTCTATAGTCACGAATTAACACCAAGACTCTTTCCGCGCATGCTGTCGCTACTCTTATATCGCTGGGAGGTTATTATGCGCGAAACCGCCATTCTTGGTTTATTGGGGGTAGCCACGCTGGGCTTTTATGTGGACTCGGCCTTTGAAGAAATACGCTACGACAAAGCGCTGCTTGTGGTTGTTGCAGCCGCCACACTCAATATTGGTGTCGATTGGTTTTCACGTCGCATTCGCCTCTACTGTCGATTACACGATAGTTTTCCAACATCGTAATACACCCCAAAAAGTGGTTCAGGCACCAAGGGGAAACGCCAAGCGATAATTAGATCTCATACGAACAGCCGTGTACTCTCTGGAGCAATTGCTTAGCGATGTAAGACCAGTCGGTAGCGCAGAGACCACATTAATTAATAGCGCTGCCCTTGTGGCCGTTAACAACTTTATATACCCATTACAAAAAAGCCTTCAGTTAAATACTGAAGGCTTTTCGGTTTATATATTTGAAATTTCCTATAAAAGCACAGTAACAGTAACCACGGCACTTATTCCGAAGAACACTGAAAACCTTACTGAAAACTCTACTAAAAGCGCTATAGCGGTTATTCAACCACCTCCGGCTCGGACTTCTTAATAACGTCGTCTTTAACCTCAAACCAGTCCGCATGGGTATTATAGTAAACGTGTATATCCGGGTTACGGTCAAGCGGCGAAGTAAAACAAGCACGCACAATATCCAGCTCACCTCTCCTGTTGTCTGAACGGAAAAACAAACTAGAGCCACAGTGACTACAAAACGCGCGTTCGGCCGATTGTGACGATGAATACCACATTAAACTGCATTTACTGTCTTCCACGGAAACCTGAGACTCCTCTACTCCCACCCAGGTAACAAACGCCGCGCCATGTGAACGCTGACACATGGTGCAATGGCAATGAGCCATCCACTTACTCGGAAAATCAATAGCAAACTTAACTGACCCACAAAGACACTGACCCTGCGCGCTCATGATATACCTTCATCAATGGTTTACTTTCGTTTAAGTAAAAAAAACAAGCCCAAGCCTATACATACAAGCCCGGCGATATAGCGGATCATCACCCCGTCAGTAGCGGAACCCGTGAAAGACTTTGAAAGCTGGGCACCAATAGCCCCAGACATTTCATAACCCCAATAAGTAAACCCAGCACCCACGACCAACAAAACAATGGCAATGACTTTATTATTCATATTTACCCCGGTTAAGCGTATTTATTGTTGTTATTAGTCCCAGACACAGTGCCACAAGCGCCGCCCAAAAAATAGCAGCTAAAACAAAAACAGCTGACTTATACAAGCC
This genomic stretch from Teredinibacter franksiae harbors:
- a CDS encoding GFA family protein, with the translated sequence MSAQGQCLCGSVKFAIDFPSKWMAHCHCTMCQRSHGAAFVTWVGVEESQVSVEDSKCSLMWYSSSQSAERAFCSHCGSSLFFRSDNRRGELDIVRACFTSPLDRNPDIHVYYNTHADWFEVKDDVIKKSEPEVVE
- a CDS encoding DUF3185 family protein, with amino-acid sequence MNNKVIAIVLLVVGAGFTYWGYEMSGAIGAQLSKSFTGSATDGVMIRYIAGLVCIGLGLFFLLKRK
- a CDS encoding putative selenate ABC transporter substrate-binding protein; the protein is MSFPKVLTFTFIMVIASLSNAQTFTFTAIPDEDESRLVERFSRIAEHLQTELGVEVDYIPVKSYAAAVTAFRNSQVQLAWFGGLSGVQARSQVTGSKAIAQGYEDQFFKTYFIAHHTTGLEKSATLPAALQGKTFTFGSKGSTSGRLMPEYYIREAFNSEPRELFERVGFSGDHSRTIAQVQAGAYQVGAVNYLVWQKKLQAGEIDLKKVKVIWETPTYPDYQWTIRGDVDKRFGAGFSDKVKHAILNIKDEKLLAAFPRKSFVPTSNNAYLPIEKTARKIKLLQ
- a CDS encoding PhnE/PtxC family ABC transporter permease, whose protein sequence is MPLSSRPALQTSLLFLLAALLCIPFADLQIYPSEPLQELARIAKGVITPQWYDWPGLAQAVVYTLAFAFVATSISVALGLLLATLFNYRVVRVFCASIRAVHELFWGLIFMQVFGLSALTGVLAIAVPYTGIFAKIFAEILEQQSLLPEKTLCRNTGHLSRWVYARLAQSLPSLTTYIRYRFECALRSSTILGFIGLPTLGFYFETAFKQGQYSEAACLLWVFYLLIASLKFWLHWKSVLLFTFAAFFLLPESAPVYAGYFWQFISQDIWPQAIQEGAWLKAIAWYGNELIHTLLPAIGYTVILSLVALVASGILAMLLYPLASKPMVGSASFVGHGFLLILRSTPEMVIAFVLLLLFGPSALPAVIALAIHTSGLVAYLIARESERLPLRIDAPSGINLYSHELTPRLFPRMLSLLLYRWEVIMRETAILGLLGVATLGFYVDSAFEEIRYDKALLVVVAAATLNIGVDWFSRRIRLYCRLHDSFPTS
- a CDS encoding ATP-binding cassette domain-containing protein, with the protein product MITLNNYSHSYGDKVVLQEINFTVHAGEKIALLGSSGAGKSTLLMALYEQLQQQAALCPQQLGLVDALSVYHNIFMGQLDKHNALYNLWNLFAPVRAQRVAVTRLGEELGIAHLLWKPAGQLSGGERQRVAVGRALYKKQTTFIGDEPVTGLDPTRSRLVLDKILNTHDTVIVALHDPQLALSAFDRIVGLYNGKIVFDRASVHATNEQLHHFYSNGMV